The Spirosoma foliorum genome has a window encoding:
- a CDS encoding transketolase, producing MTSTTEITDLQTLQGQLRLKILSLYNQAHAGHIGCSLSCVDLMIATLVLRKREQDTFLLSKGHAAASLYVCLNHLGEISDEVLATYYLNGTTLPAHPAPNKHKGIPFATGSLGHGLPIGSGIAQAGKLTGDDSRVFVLMSDGETNEGTTWEAAHFAIQHELDNLIVLVDKNGLQGFGQTADVLGDTASVQTWNAIGFETAVVDGHNVAEVLSTIDRLTATPNGKPKLIIAKTVKGKGVSYMENRLEWHYLPMTETQYEQAKDDVNERYLALTTVQE from the coding sequence ATGACATCAACGACAGAAATCACTGACCTGCAAACACTTCAGGGGCAGCTTAGACTCAAAATACTGAGTCTCTACAATCAGGCGCATGCCGGTCATATTGGTTGTTCATTGAGTTGCGTAGACTTAATGATTGCTACACTCGTGCTACGCAAGCGGGAACAGGATACGTTTTTACTCTCGAAAGGACATGCAGCGGCTTCGCTTTATGTCTGCCTGAACCATTTGGGTGAAATTTCAGACGAAGTACTGGCAACTTACTATCTGAATGGCACTACGCTACCGGCTCACCCTGCACCGAATAAACATAAAGGCATTCCATTTGCTACGGGTTCGTTAGGACATGGTTTACCCATTGGTTCCGGGATAGCTCAGGCGGGCAAGCTCACAGGCGATGATTCCCGCGTATTTGTCCTGATGTCGGATGGAGAAACGAACGAAGGGACAACCTGGGAAGCCGCTCATTTTGCCATTCAACATGAGTTAGATAATCTGATCGTACTGGTTGATAAAAATGGCTTGCAGGGTTTTGGCCAAACTGCCGACGTTTTGGGAGATACCGCTTCTGTTCAAACCTGGAATGCCATTGGCTTTGAAACTGCGGTTGTTGATGGGCATAACGTTGCCGAGGTACTGAGTACAATCGACCGACTGACCGCTACGCCAAACGGAAAACCCAAACTCATCATTGCCAAAACGGTAAAAGGTAAAGGCGTGTCGTATATGGAAAATCGGCTTGAATGGCACTATTTACCCATGACCGAAACGCAGTACGAACAAGCTAAAGACGATGTAAATGAGCGTTATCTAGCCTTAACCACAGTTCAGGAATAA
- a CDS encoding NAD-dependent epimerase/dehydratase family protein — MNQSAPNLLPTDSTRLKGPIVVFGASGFIGANLFEQLFRVRKDVYALTHDATKAWRLKLLDVPAENIVHCDILSTTSVQDVFGKIKPKTIFNLAAYGAYSKQKNVGLTYETNVLGTVNILENCTPDMVYIHAGSSSEYGFNCTAPKETDRVEPNSHYAVSKVSAAYTLEYYAKVHQLNTLNLRLYSIYGGWEEPDRLIPRLVEENRKGQLPPLVSPDISRDFVYVDDCINAFVQAALKVNPEIRGRSYNIATGQKTTMRELVDVARQTFGLTQEPVWGSMTNRNWDLSDWYGDPTAAEADLGWKATTSLSDGLRQTADWQIAHQYENRVIPAFQTPTLNPVISPIIACYKDAQAIPYMYERLVKTFNEMKVRYEIIFVNDNSPDNTDEVLSEICAKDPNVIAIKHSRNFGSQSAFLSGMEIATGDAVVLMDGDLQDPPEVIPKFYEKWQQGFDVVYGVRVQREMPPHVHFFYKQFYRLFKRTAYINIPVDAGDFSIIDRKVVRELVNLPETEQFLRGLRAWVGFKQTGVDYVRPERMFGISTNNWTKNIWWAKKAIFSFSFAPLELMTYAGFVLTGLSMLGIVWQIISRLLNFDPHTPYGLSTVIILVMFFGGINLLGISFLGEYISKIFEETKKRPKFIRTMVRKGDRIYKTAAEISTMIEQRKSK, encoded by the coding sequence ATGAATCAGTCTGCCCCCAATTTGCTACCTACTGATAGTACACGACTCAAGGGTCCTATCGTCGTTTTCGGAGCCAGTGGCTTCATCGGCGCTAACCTATTCGAGCAACTCTTCCGCGTCCGCAAGGATGTGTACGCGCTGACCCACGACGCTACCAAAGCCTGGCGTCTTAAACTGTTAGATGTACCCGCTGAAAATATCGTTCACTGCGATATTTTATCGACGACATCGGTACAGGATGTTTTTGGCAAAATTAAGCCCAAAACAATTTTCAACCTGGCGGCCTATGGTGCCTACAGCAAGCAGAAAAATGTTGGCCTGACATACGAGACAAATGTACTCGGAACAGTCAATATTCTCGAAAACTGTACGCCCGACATGGTTTATATCCATGCAGGCAGCAGCTCTGAGTATGGCTTTAACTGTACTGCCCCGAAAGAAACCGATCGGGTAGAACCGAATAGTCACTACGCTGTTTCGAAAGTTTCGGCGGCTTATACCCTTGAGTATTACGCGAAAGTTCATCAGCTTAATACTCTTAATTTACGCCTTTATTCCATTTATGGCGGCTGGGAAGAACCGGATCGGCTTATTCCACGGCTTGTGGAAGAAAATCGAAAAGGGCAGTTGCCCCCGCTCGTATCGCCCGATATCAGTCGTGACTTTGTTTACGTAGACGATTGCATTAACGCGTTTGTTCAGGCTGCCCTTAAGGTAAATCCCGAAATTCGGGGAAGGTCATACAACATTGCGACGGGTCAAAAAACGACCATGCGTGAGCTGGTCGATGTGGCGCGGCAAACCTTTGGCTTGACACAAGAGCCTGTTTGGGGCAGTATGACGAATCGCAACTGGGATCTCTCCGACTGGTATGGCGACCCAACAGCTGCTGAAGCTGATCTGGGCTGGAAAGCGACAACCTCGCTCAGCGACGGACTTCGCCAAACCGCTGACTGGCAGATCGCTCATCAGTATGAGAATAGAGTAATTCCTGCCTTTCAAACGCCTACGCTCAACCCTGTTATCTCACCCATCATTGCCTGTTACAAAGACGCTCAGGCTATTCCATACATGTACGAGCGGCTGGTGAAAACCTTCAATGAAATGAAGGTTCGGTACGAAATTATTTTCGTAAACGACAATTCGCCCGACAATACCGACGAAGTGCTTAGTGAGATTTGCGCTAAAGATCCGAACGTTATTGCCATTAAGCATTCGCGTAATTTCGGTTCACAATCAGCTTTTTTGAGCGGAATGGAAATTGCCACGGGCGATGCCGTCGTTTTAATGGATGGCGACCTGCAAGACCCACCAGAAGTGATTCCGAAGTTTTACGAAAAATGGCAACAGGGCTTCGATGTAGTGTATGGCGTTCGAGTACAGCGTGAAATGCCGCCCCATGTCCATTTTTTCTATAAGCAGTTTTATCGTCTATTCAAACGGACAGCTTATATCAATATTCCGGTTGATGCGGGCGACTTTTCGATTATTGACCGCAAAGTGGTGCGCGAACTGGTCAATCTTCCTGAAACGGAGCAGTTTTTGCGTGGTTTGCGAGCCTGGGTGGGTTTCAAACAAACAGGAGTGGATTACGTTCGTCCAGAGCGCATGTTCGGCATTTCAACGAACAACTGGACCAAGAATATCTGGTGGGCTAAGAAAGCGATCTTCTCGTTTAGCTTTGCGCCACTGGAGTTGATGACCTACGCAGGCTTCGTTCTAACGGGATTGTCGATGCTGGGGATCGTCTGGCAGATCATTTCCCGACTACTCAATTTCGATCCCCACACTCCTTACGGATTATCAACCGTCATCATTCTGGTCATGTTCTTCGGTGGCATCAATTTGCTGGGTATCTCGTTTTTAGGGGAGTATATCAGCAAGATATTTGAGGAGACGAAAAAACGCCCGAAATTTATCCGAACGATGGTTCGTAAAGGGGATCGAATATACAAAACAGCGGCTGAGATCAGTACCATGATTGAGCAGCGGAAAAGTAAGTAA
- a CDS encoding transketolase produces MRKEFAAAIEKIGREDDKVVFITGDLGYAALENVADALGPRFINAGVAEQNMVGVAAGMAYKGYKVFCYSIAPFVVYRCLEQFRNDVCLHQMPVFLVGNGGGYGYGIMGSTHHAIEDLACLSSLQNVNTYIPAFADEVSPMLHQIVAEGRPTYLRLGAGPNTPDGAEVHGSFKHIVHSKASVGTVVALGPVAANVLTALNDELLTGQFDVFTATNLPLNLPADLAHRWAGKPLLVVEEHVSVGGLAQQLSVKLLTDGATPSHFVSLSAQGYPNGLYGDQKYHQQLSGLDPANIARQLASFTN; encoded by the coding sequence ATGCGTAAAGAATTTGCAGCCGCTATCGAGAAAATCGGGCGCGAAGACGATAAAGTAGTTTTCATTACGGGCGACCTGGGATATGCTGCCCTGGAAAACGTGGCCGATGCCCTTGGTCCCCGCTTCATCAATGCAGGTGTAGCGGAACAGAACATGGTGGGAGTAGCTGCCGGAATGGCTTACAAAGGGTATAAAGTATTTTGTTATAGTATAGCCCCCTTTGTTGTTTATCGCTGCCTGGAGCAGTTTCGTAACGACGTTTGTCTGCACCAAATGCCTGTTTTTTTAGTTGGAAATGGCGGAGGTTATGGCTACGGTATTATGGGCAGTACGCACCATGCCATTGAGGATCTGGCCTGTTTGAGTAGTCTTCAGAATGTGAATACCTACATCCCGGCTTTTGCTGACGAGGTATCACCAATGCTTCATCAGATCGTTGCAGAAGGTCGACCAACGTATCTCCGCTTAGGAGCTGGCCCCAACACACCCGACGGTGCCGAAGTCCATGGTTCGTTTAAGCACATTGTCCATAGTAAAGCTTCGGTCGGTACGGTTGTGGCTCTGGGCCCTGTAGCTGCCAATGTCCTGACAGCCCTTAACGATGAGTTGCTGACGGGTCAATTTGATGTGTTCACGGCTACAAACCTACCCCTCAATCTACCTGCGGATCTGGCGCATCGTTGGGCCGGAAAACCATTGCTGGTTGTTGAAGAGCATGTGTCTGTTGGAGGTTTAGCACAGCAACTGTCGGTCAAACTACTTACCGATGGAGCTACTCCCAGCCATTTTGTAAGTCTTTCGGCACAAGGCTATCCGAATGGCTTGTATGGCGATCAGAAATACCATCAACAGTTGTCTGGGCTAGACCCAGCTAATATTGCCCGCCAATTGGCCTCTTTCACAAACTAG
- a CDS encoding acyltransferase family protein, producing MTSKQHDSRLNRGHGHSLKAFYIRRSLRIFPIYYLTILVLAAINFQAVRKTFWWLVTYSPNIWIVKHQTWMGAIDHLWSLAVEEQFYIFFPFLVLFTPGRYLLRTLYGLIGFAFLLRIYLFVVQAPWMAQFVLMPTCLDAFGMGGILAYLMVNHRDRFLKLVTNNWFLLLSCLLYAANIYLMKLLVGPPDYLTRNVATDITDRFFTSLFCMFLIGRAVVGFDQPFKWILENPVSNYLGKISYGLYLFHNLVFNYYHTQPTYITMRIWNKAVSLLPALDSITALKMGYFYALTVLVATLSWYLIEKPINALKDRFTY from the coding sequence ATTACCAGTAAGCAACACGACTCTCGACTTAATCGAGGTCACGGCCATTCGCTCAAAGCTTTTTATATCCGTCGGAGTTTGCGGATTTTCCCGATCTATTACCTCACAATTCTGGTTTTAGCAGCCATTAATTTTCAGGCTGTCCGAAAGACGTTTTGGTGGCTCGTCACGTATTCCCCGAACATCTGGATTGTTAAGCATCAAACCTGGATGGGTGCTATTGACCACCTCTGGTCATTAGCCGTTGAAGAGCAGTTTTATATTTTTTTTCCATTCTTAGTTCTCTTTACTCCTGGCCGTTACCTGCTGCGTACTCTGTATGGGTTAATCGGGTTTGCCTTTCTATTGCGCATCTATCTATTCGTTGTGCAAGCTCCCTGGATGGCGCAGTTTGTCCTGATGCCGACTTGTTTGGACGCTTTCGGTATGGGAGGAATTTTAGCCTATTTAATGGTTAACCATCGAGATCGTTTCCTGAAATTGGTGACCAACAATTGGTTTCTGTTGCTAAGTTGCTTGCTCTACGCAGCAAACATATACCTGATGAAACTTTTGGTAGGGCCGCCTGATTACCTTACTCGAAACGTGGCTACCGACATCACCGACCGCTTTTTTACTTCCTTGTTTTGTATGTTTCTAATTGGCCGAGCCGTAGTTGGTTTTGATCAGCCTTTTAAATGGATTTTAGAGAATCCTGTCAGCAATTATTTAGGAAAAATTAGTTACGGTCTTTACTTATTTCACAATCTGGTATTCAACTATTATCACACGCAACCTACCTACATAACAATGCGAATCTGGAATAAAGCGGTTTCTTTACTTCCAGCTCTAGACAGTATAACTGCGCTAAAAATGGGTTATTTCTATGCATTAACGGTGTTAGTAGCTACCCTATCCTGGTACTTAATTGAAAAACCGATTAATGCCCTCAAAGACAGGTTCACGTATTGA
- a CDS encoding glycosyltransferase family 2 protein, with amino-acid sequence MSLLLSIVMPAYNEEEVIETVVKQWTDLLTRQFPTENTRLIVVNDGSRDKTGEILDQIKSRYPKLMVVHQVNGGHGNAVVNGYRQAVALDSEYVFQTDSDDQFITDDFGKLWAHRNESPFILGYREERYDASARLFITRILRWSIAFIYGTYIMDSNIPFRLIRGTFLRKLLAQLPDPTPFAPNIFLAVMAKKAGCNTFDIPITHKERQTGTVSILKWKLLKVCIQSFKELAQFRFELGGKVKALKKPEPVTA; translated from the coding sequence ATGAGCCTCCTGCTGTCCATTGTAATGCCGGCTTACAACGAAGAAGAAGTGATCGAAACTGTTGTTAAACAGTGGACCGATTTGTTGACCCGTCAATTCCCTACTGAAAATACCCGTCTGATTGTTGTTAACGACGGGTCACGTGACAAAACCGGGGAGATCCTCGACCAAATTAAAAGCCGTTATCCCAAATTGATGGTAGTGCATCAGGTCAATGGGGGGCACGGCAATGCGGTTGTTAATGGGTATCGGCAGGCCGTTGCCCTAGACTCTGAATATGTGTTCCAGACCGACAGTGACGACCAATTTATTACCGATGACTTTGGTAAGTTATGGGCTCATCGTAACGAGTCACCATTTATTTTGGGTTACCGTGAAGAACGGTATGATGCTTCGGCCCGTTTGTTTATCACCCGAATTCTTCGCTGGAGCATTGCCTTCATTTATGGTACTTACATCATGGACAGCAATATTCCATTTCGGCTGATCCGAGGTACGTTCCTGAGAAAGCTGCTGGCACAACTACCTGATCCAACGCCATTTGCACCTAATATTTTCCTGGCAGTGATGGCAAAGAAAGCCGGTTGCAATACGTTCGATATCCCCATCACACACAAAGAGCGCCAAACCGGTACTGTCTCGATTTTGAAGTGGAAACTGTTGAAAGTGTGCATTCAGAGCTTTAAAGAATTGGCGCAGTTCCGCTTCGAGTTAGGTGGCAAAGTGAAAGCGCTCAAAAAACCTGAACCAGTAACAGCATAG
- a CDS encoding protoporphyrinogen/coproporphyrinogen oxidase → MNYKYVIIGSGPTGLGAAYRLKELGITDFIVLEKENRIGGLSKSFVDEKGFTWDVGGHVQFSHYKYFDDLMLKALGSDGWLSHQRESWVWIENRFVPYPFQNNIKYLTPETMWKCLEGIIHNYKFPTNQKPTNFREWILATFGSGLAETFMFPYNFKVWAYPPEDMNAVWVGERVAVTDLQRVTKNIIFDQDDFSWGPNSTFQFPKQGGTGGIWEAVGDLVGREYVKLNATVEKVIGPEKKIVLASGEEIHYEHLMSTMPLDLFTQRVEGLSPEAVQTAQGLKHSSTNVVGIGLKGKPKESLKTMCWMYFPEYNSPYYRVTVFSNYSPNNVPDINEHWSLMTETSESSAKPVNRETLIDDTIRALIEDQLIESADDVISTFHMAFDYGYPTPSVERDGILKAVLPQLEPFGIYSRGRFGAWKYEVSNQDHSLMQGVEWANRIAANVPEVTMPFPETANAMWGK, encoded by the coding sequence ATGAACTATAAATATGTCATTATTGGCTCTGGCCCTACGGGTCTTGGAGCAGCCTATCGCCTGAAAGAGCTGGGTATTACCGACTTTATCGTTTTAGAAAAAGAAAATCGAATTGGGGGACTATCCAAAAGTTTTGTAGACGAAAAAGGGTTCACCTGGGATGTTGGTGGACACGTACAATTTTCGCACTACAAATACTTCGACGATTTGATGCTGAAAGCCTTAGGCTCAGACGGCTGGCTTAGTCATCAGCGCGAATCATGGGTCTGGATCGAAAATCGATTTGTGCCCTACCCTTTTCAGAATAACATTAAATACCTGACTCCAGAAACAATGTGGAAATGCCTTGAAGGTATTATCCACAACTACAAATTCCCTACTAATCAGAAGCCGACTAATTTTCGGGAGTGGATTCTGGCTACGTTTGGTTCTGGTCTGGCAGAAACGTTCATGTTTCCCTACAACTTTAAAGTGTGGGCTTACCCGCCCGAAGACATGAATGCCGTTTGGGTGGGCGAACGGGTAGCCGTTACTGACCTGCAACGGGTCACAAAAAACATCATCTTCGATCAGGACGATTTTTCGTGGGGTCCCAACAGCACATTTCAGTTCCCCAAACAAGGAGGCACCGGTGGTATTTGGGAGGCAGTTGGCGACCTTGTTGGTCGGGAGTATGTTAAGTTGAATGCTACCGTCGAAAAGGTAATTGGGCCTGAGAAAAAGATAGTACTGGCCAGTGGCGAAGAAATTCACTATGAGCACCTGATGAGTACAATGCCACTCGATTTGTTCACACAACGGGTAGAAGGACTATCGCCAGAAGCAGTGCAAACGGCGCAGGGGCTCAAACATTCATCGACCAATGTAGTCGGCATTGGCTTAAAAGGAAAACCTAAAGAAAGCCTGAAAACTATGTGCTGGATGTATTTCCCGGAATACAACAGTCCTTATTATCGGGTTACGGTATTCTCGAACTACAGCCCAAACAACGTTCCTGATATCAATGAACACTGGTCGTTAATGACCGAAACAAGTGAATCATCGGCCAAGCCCGTTAATCGGGAAACGTTGATTGATGATACGATCCGCGCTCTTATTGAAGACCAGTTGATTGAATCGGCCGATGATGTGATTTCGACCTTCCACATGGCATTCGATTATGGTTATCCAACGCCATCGGTTGAACGGGATGGTATTTTAAAAGCCGTCCTACCCCAACTCGAGCCGTTCGGAATCTACTCCCGAGGTCGTTTTGGTGCCTGGAAATACGAGGTCAGTAACCAGGATCATTCGCTCATGCAAGGCGTTGAGTGGGCTAATCGTATAGCCGCAAACGTACCCGAAGTAACCATGCCCTTCCCCGAAACCGCGAATGCGATGTGGGGGAAATAA